In Chitinophagaceae bacterium, a single window of DNA contains:
- a CDS encoding GLUG motif-containing protein codes for MNIIKKSQSKATVSLLALFVCGNIHAQTYRDLNGNGLIDINFIEQLDSMRYNLTGTCSPSTCNGYELRRNLNFNTAASYRSGTVNTTYTTGSGWNPINGFEGTFHGNDSTISNLFIDRPGTDQVGFFGAMSSSQTSAIRNLGLLNVNIRGQDYTGSLVGAHVGNITRCFTTGTVNGNDNTGGLVGFNGGVDWSSFFPSSITQSYTNVSVTGSNRVGGFVGVNEYGSSITQRCYATGNVIGIFFVGGFVGVTANNAVISECYASGTVTGRDDLGGFAGHFTQAIDGGSVNNIFWNDARSIGIGNTSNFSGVALPASAFQSNGFDNYPQNITFTLSPSLKTYGDTLFTITPAIVSSGLAVQYSTTNTNIASINGTSVSINGAGMVSIIAYQTGNANYSAATSVSRILTVNQASQSINFGILPLKTFGDGAFTLTA; via the coding sequence ATGAATATCATAAAAAAATCACAGAGCAAGGCAACGGTTTCTCTCCTTGCTCTTTTTGTATGTGGAAATATACATGCACAAACCTATAGAGACCTTAATGGTAATGGTCTCATAGATATAAACTTTATAGAACAATTAGATTCTATGAGATATAACCTCACAGGCACTTGTAGTCCATCTACCTGCAATGGATATGAACTGAGGAGAAATTTGAACTTTAATACTGCTGCTTCTTACAGATCAGGAACTGTCAATACCACTTATACTACAGGAAGTGGATGGAATCCTATTAATGGTTTTGAAGGCACTTTTCATGGGAATGATAGCACTATTTCTAATCTTTTCATTGACCGCCCTGGTACCGATCAAGTAGGATTCTTTGGAGCGATGAGCTCAAGTCAAACCAGTGCTATTAGAAACCTAGGATTACTCAATGTAAATATAAGAGGACAAGATTATACGGGGAGTTTAGTAGGTGCTCATGTAGGAAACATAACCCGCTGCTTTACTACAGGAACAGTAAATGGTAACGATAATACAGGTGGTTTGGTTGGATTCAATGGAGGAGTTGATTGGAGCAGCTTTTTCCCAAGTTCTATTACCCAGAGCTACACCAATGTATCGGTAACTGGCTCTAATAGAGTAGGAGGTTTTGTTGGAGTCAATGAATATGGTTCATCTATTACTCAGAGATGTTATGCAACAGGAAATGTAATAGGAATATTCTTTGTCGGCGGATTTGTTGGTGTCACTGCTAATAATGCAGTTATCAGTGAATGTTATGCAAGTGGGACAGTAACAGGTAGAGATGACCTTGGGGGATTTGCAGGGCATTTTACCCAGGCTATCGACGGCGGTAGTGTAAATAATATATTTTGGAATGATGCTCGTAGTATAGGAATAGGAAATACTTCGAATTTCAGTGGAGTAGCATTACCTGCAAGTGCATTCCAAAGTAATGGATTTGATAATTATCCACAGAATATTACCTTTACTCTTTCTCCATCTCTGAAAACGTATGGGGATACTCTGTTTACTATTACACCCGCCATAGTAAGTTCGGGATTAGCGGTTCAGTATTCCACCACTAATACGAATATTGCAAGTATAAATGGAACGTCTGTCAGTATCAATGGAGCAGGAATGGTCTCCATAATTGCATACCAGACGGGAAATGCAAATTATTCAGCAGCCACCTCTGTTTCTCGAATACTTACAGTAAACCAAGCGAGTCAGAGTATTAATTTTGGAATATTACCTCTCAAGACCTTTGGAGACGGTGCATTTACCCTTACTGCT